A window of the Hordeum vulgare subsp. vulgare chromosome 5H, MorexV3_pseudomolecules_assembly, whole genome shotgun sequence genome harbors these coding sequences:
- the LOC123395717 gene encoding ubiquitin-activating enzyme E1 2, with amino-acid sequence MLPRKREIVAGEVEDLQKKTRAGEGETAREEGDAAMARRGNEIDEDLHSRQLAVYGRETMKRLFGSNVLVSGLQGLGAEIAKNLVLAGVKSVTLHDDGNVELWDLSGNFFLSENDVGQNRAQACVQKLQELNNAVLVSALTGDLTKEHLSKFQAVVFTDISLDKAIEFDDYCHSHQPPIAFIKSEVRGLFGSVFCDFGPEFTVLDVDGEEPHTGIVASISNDNPALVSCVDDERLEFQDGDLVVFSEVHGMTELNDGKPRKVKNARPYSFFLEEDTSSFGAYVRGGIVTQVKPPKVIKFKPLKEAMSEPGEFLMSDFSKFERPPLLHLAFQALDKFRTELSRFPVAGSTDDVQRVIEYAISINDTLGDRKVEEIDKKLLHHFASGSRSVLNPMAAMFGGIVGQEVVKACSGKFHPLYQFFYFDSVESLPVDPLEPGDLKPKNSRYDAQISVFGSKLQNKLEEAKIFMVGSGALGCEFLKNLALMGISCSQKGNLTVTDDDVIEKSNLSRQFLFRDWNIGQPKSTVAATAAMVINPKLHVEALQNRASPETENVFNDAFWENLDAVVNALDNVTARMYIDSRCVYFQKPLLESGTLGAKCNTQMVIPHLTENYGASRDPPEKQAPMCTVHSFPHNIDHCLTWARSEFEGLLEKTPTEVNAFLSNPTTYINAARTAGDAQARDQLERVIECLDRDKCETFQDSITWARLKFEDYFSNRVKQLTFTFPEDSMTSSGAPFWSAPKRFPRPVEFSSSDPSQLSFILAAAILRAETFGIPIPEWAKTPNKLSAEAVDRVIVPDFQPKQGVKIVTDEKATSLSSASVDDAAVIEELIAKLEEISKTLPSGFHMNPIQFEKDDDTNFHMDVIAGFANMRARNYSIPEVDKLKAKFIAGRIIPAIATSTAMATGLVCLELYKALAGGHKVEDYRNTFANLAIPLFSIAEPVPPKTIKHQELSWTVWDRWTVTGNITLRELLEWLKEKGLNAYSISCGTSLLYNSMFPRHKERLDRKVVDVAREVAKMEVPSYRRHLDVVVACEDDDDNDVDIPLVSVYFR; translated from the exons ATGCTTCCCCGGAAGCGGGAGATCGTCGCCGGCGAGGTCGAGGACTTGCAGAAGAAAACCCGCGCCGGGGAGGGGGAGACGGCCAGGGAGGAAGGAGACGCAGCCATGGCACGGAGGGGGAACGAGATCGACGAGGACCTGCACAGTCGCCAGCTCGCCGTCTATGGCCGCGAGACCATGAAGCGCCTCTTCGGCTCCAACGTCCTCGTCTCTGGACTTCAGGGTCTCGGTGCCGAGATCG CAAAGAACCTTGTCCTCGCGGGTGTCAAGTCTGTAACCTTGCACGATGATGGTAATGTGGAGCTGTGGGACTTATCAGGCAACTTCTTCCTCTCGGAGAATGATGTTGGGCAAAACCGAGCTCAAGCTTGTGTACAGAAGCTACAAGAGCTTAACAATGCTGTCCTCGTCTCTGCCTTAACCGGTGATTTGACCAAGGAGCACCTTTCTAAATTCCAG GCTGTTGTCTTTACTGATATCAGCTTAGATAAAGCAATTGAGTTTGATGATTACTGCCACAGCCACCAGCCACCCATTGCTTTTATCAAGTCTGAAGTTCGTGGTCTTTTTGGCAGTGTGTTTTGTGACTTTGGTCCTGAATttactgttttggatgtggatggAGAGGAACCACATACAGGAATTGTTGCATCAATCAGCAATGACAATCCAGCACTTGTATCTTGTGTGGATGATGAGCGCCTGGAGTTCCAGGATGGTGATCTAGTTGTTTTCTCTGAAGTCCATGGAATGACTGAGCTGAATGATGGAAAACCAAGGAAAGTTAAGAATGCAAGGCCTTACTCTTTCTTTTTGGAAGAAGACACTTCCTCATTTGGTGCATATGTTAGAGGTGGTATTGTCACACAGGTCAAGCCACCAAAGGTTATTAAATTCAAACCCTTGAAAGAGGCCATGTCAGAGCCGGGAGAATTTCTCATGAGTGATTTCTCCAAATTTGAGCGGCCACCTCTTCTGCATTTGGCATTCCAAGCTTTGGACAAGTTTAGGACTGAGTTGAGTAGATTCCCTGTTGCTGGGTCTACTGATGATGTGCAAAGGGTGATAGAGTATGCTATTAGCATTAATGATACTCTGGGAGATAGGAAAGTTGAAGAAATTGACAAAAAGCTCCTGCACCATTTTGCCAGTGGTTCCAGGTCTGTTCTGAATCCTATGGCTGCGATGTTTGGTGGTATTGTGGGTCAGGAGGTAGTGAAAGcttgttcagggaaatttcatccACTTTATCAG ttCTTCTATTTTGATTCTGTCGAGTCTCTCCCTGTTGACCCCTTGGAGCCTGGTGATTTAAAGCCGAAGAACAGTAGATATGATGCTCAAATCAGCGTATTTGGATCTAAGCTTCAAAACAAACTGGAGGAAGCAAAAATCTTTATGGTCGGTTCTGGGGCGCTTGGATGCGAGTTCTTGAAGAACTTGGCACTAATGGGTATTTCTTGCAGCCAGAAAGGAAATCTGACTGTGACTGATGATGATGTTATTGAAAAGAGCAATCTGAGCCGCCAATTTCTTTTCCGTGACTGGAACATTGGGCAACCAAAGTCCACAGTTGCTGCTACAGCCGCTATGGTAATTAATCCTAAACTTCATGTTGAGGCGCTTCAGAACAGAGCAAGTCCTGAGACTGAAAATGTGTTTAATGATGCCTTCTGGGAGAACCTTGATGCTGTTGTCAATGCCCTTGACAATGTGACTGCAAGAATGTACATAGACTCCAGATGTGTATATTTCCAGAAGCCACTCTTGGAATCTGGGACTCTGGGTGCTAAATGCAATACACAGATGGTCATACCTCACCTAACAGAGAACTATGGGGCTTCAAGGGATCCACCTGAAAAGCAGGCACCTATGTGCACTGTACATTCATTTCCTCATAACATTGATCATTGCCTAACCTGGGCTAGGTCTGAGTTTGAGGGTTTACTTGAGAAGACTCCCACTGAAGTAAATGCTTTCCTGTCAAATCCTACTACATACATAAATGCAGCAAGAACTGCTGGTGATGCACAGGCTAGAGATCAGCTTGAACGTGTTATTGAGTGTCTTGACAGAGACAAGTGTGAGACGTTCCAGGATTCTATTACCTGGGCCCGGCTTAA GTTTGAGGATTACTTCTCCAACCgtgtgaagcagctgacgttcacTTTCCCAGAAGACTCGATGACCAGCTCTGGTGCTCCTTTCTGGTCTGCTCCAAAGCGGTTCCCACGACCTGTGGAGTTCTCGTCCAGTGATCCAAGTCAGCTAAGCTTTATTTTGGCTGCTGCAATATTGAGGGCAGAGACTTTTGGGATACCCATACCTGAGTGGGCCAAAACCCCAAACAAGCTGTCTGCTGAAGCTGTCGACAGGGTGATTGTCCCTGATTTCCAACCAAAGCAGGGGGTTAAGATAGTTACAGATGAGAAGGCCACTAGTCTATCCTCTGCATCTGTTGATGATGCTGCAGTTATTGAAGAGCTTATTGCCAAGTTAGAAGAGATTTCCAAAACACTGCCATCAGGGTTCCACATGAACCCGATACAGTTTGAGAAG GATGATGACACCAACTTCCATATGGATGTGATAGCTGGTTTTGCCAACATGAGGGCAAGGAACTACAGCATTCCGGAAGTGGACAAGCTAAAGGCCAAGTTTATAGCCGGCAGGATCATCCCAGCTATCGCCACCTCGACTGCGATGGCCACTGGCCTCGTGTGCCTCGAGCTTTACAAAGCCCTTGCTGGTGGACACAAGGTCGAAGACTACCGCAACACGTTTGCAAACCTCGCGATCCCACTGTTCTCCATTGCTGAACCGGTTCCACCCAAGACCATCAAGCACCAGGAGCTGTCGTGGACGGTCTGGGACCGGTGGACTGTAACGGGCAACATCACGCTGAGGGAGCTCCTGGAGTGGCTCAAGGAGAAGGGTCTGAACGCTTACAGCATATCCTGTGGCACCTCGCTGCTCTACAACTCTATGTTCCCCAGGCACAAGGAACGGCTTGACAGGAAGGTAGTTGATGTTGCCAGGGAGGTGGCCAAGATGGAGGTGCCCTCTTACCGGCGTCATCTCGACGTCGTGGTGGCctgtgaggatgacgatgacaacgatgtcgACATCCCGCTTGTGTCTGTCTACTTCCGCTGA